One Trichosurus vulpecula isolate mTriVul1 chromosome 7, mTriVul1.pri, whole genome shotgun sequence genomic region harbors:
- the FAM229B gene encoding protein FAM229B, whose protein sequence is MPFRFGTQPRRFPVEGGDSSIGPEPGLSSSTAWYRKETPPTRQLRRCPGSHCLTITDVPVNLYATMRKPPAQSSKEMHPK, encoded by the exons ATGCCTTTTCGGTTTGGTACTCAGCCAAGGAGGTTTCCAGTGGAAGGAGGAGATTCTTCAATTGGTCCTGAACCTGGCCTGAGCTCCAGTACTGCCTGGTATAGAAAAGAGACTCCACCAACCAG GCAACTCCGAAGATGCCCTGGAAGTCACTGTCTGACAATCACTGATGTTCCTGTCAATCTTTATGCGACAATGAGAAAACCACCTGCTCAGAGCAGCAAGGAAATGCATCCTAAATAG